The DNA segment AGCGGATCCCTTCCCGTTTCCTTGACGTCTCTTCTCGTTCTCTCCATCCCCAATCTAGTCTATCGCGTCTTCCCCTTTCATCGATTCAATTGCAACGAtcgtgaaggaggaggaggaatagatTAGAGAGAGATCGGAGATGGAGGAGGTGAGGCTGTGGCGGGACAAGCGGGAGAGGGAGATGTACGACAACTTCGCCGACCTCTACGCCATCGTCAAGACCACGGACAAGCTGGAGAAGGCGTACGTCCGCGACCTCGTCTCCTCCGCTGAGTACGAGGCGGAGTGCCTCAAACTAATCGCCCAGTTTCGGACCCTCCATTCCGCCCTCCACGGCGCCGTCCCCTCCCTCGATCGCTTCGCCGAGGTCTACCGCCTCGACGCCCCTGCTGCCCTCAACCGCCTCCTTGTTTCCGGCGTCCCCGCAACCGTCGAGCACCGCGCCGCtacttcctcttcctcgtccGCCTCTGCCGCCGCCGTTGCCGAATGCGTGCAGAACTTCATTACCGCCATGGACTCCGTCAAGCTCAACATGGTGGCCGTCGACCAGGTGCACCCCCTCCTCTCCGACCTATCCACGTCCCTAGTCAAGCTTGGGACCGGTCTCCTTCCCCCGGACTTTGAGGGCCGCGTCAAGGTTCGTGATTGGCTCTCTCGCCTCGCTAAGATGGGCGCCGCCGACGAGCTCACCGAGCAGCAGGCCCGCCAGTTCCACTTCGACCTCGAGTCCTCTTACAACGCCTTCATGGCCGCTCTCCCCAACGCCGACTCTTGATTCTCCCTCCGTATATCCTCTTCTCTTCaggttcatcatcatcattgagtGTTCTCACCATACATGCGATTCTTTCATGCAAAGCTATAATTTCTTGAATTTTGGGAACCTGCTTGAGCTTTTCTTGTCTGCAATATCAGAGTACTTTTGAAGCTTTGGCACACACGAAATGGTTCATAATCCAAAAGATCAGTATGttcttctttgtttttccttAGACTTCTCCCTTACCGTGCATTTCTTTAGGTGATTTTTCATGCTTTATGGATGCAGTTATGATTTGAAAGCCTCATCCCTTGTCCTATAAATTTACTATAATTGTAAAAGGGTATGAGAACTCTGGCTTATCGTGTACATACTTTCAGGTTATTTTAATAATGGAGTGGTTTCTACTTAAGAAAAACTAgtcttttttgtttatttaacttttttttgtgttgtattttcataaaattgCTTAATtggaaattaaaaaaagaaaaaaatttcaagtgCTTGTCAACTAAAATTAAATAGTTATTTATTCATTTTCTGTTGAATAGGACTTGGTTTCctcatgcaaaatttataattttttctgGACAACCTGTAGCCATCATGTAAGCAGATGTCATATGTAATAGCACTGGCTGACATCTACCGGTGAAAGATCTTAGCTAACTAAACAAGCTTAATTTTTTCACTACTTGTGTAATAGTCACAAAGTCGCTGCTTATCCTAGTTCAATCCATGGAGCTGCAAGAAGATTGATGTACACGAAGCCCTAGATAAAGAGCAGATCACTTGAATATTTTATGTGGTCAATTATTTTAAGAAGCTTGGTAGATAATCTTGAATTGTGATCTATTGGCGGACAATTTGTGTGATTAATAAATTTTGTTATTAACTTGTGTGAAACAGTCAACTTAAAGATATGGTTTAGAGAATGACATGTGCTTGAACTAAATGCAAAGATAAATGAGTTTCTTTGCTTTTCCTTCTATAAGCCTTCAACATTATGCTGCTTTTGCTTTACTCGAGACTGTTTTTGGATTCCAGGAAGATGCTTGAGCTTCCTATTTGAGTCTATGCATAGATCTAAGGGAAGATGCTTGTGATCTAAATACATTTTGAACAAGGTATATGCATGTGCTTAATCATATATTCGAACTAAGACGATAATACTTATTCATGGAGGTAACGCTATTGCTTTCGTGGAGATGAACCTTCATCGTAGGCTTAGAACAATCCGGAATATGATTTATGTTTATCCAGTCCCTTCTGGTCATGGATGTCCAATTTTTAACAGGACATGCAATGATTACCAGATTATAGTATCACATATTTTTCCTTCATTATTCGACTGTCAATTGCTGTGGATGTGTTTAGAGGACACAAAAAAGTTAATCAAGTTATAATTTATTACTATTTGAAGCATCTAGTAGTTGGAAATCATGTTGTGTATATCTTGAGCAGCCACTAAGGGCAATAGTAATACGGAAGTCTGACAGGTTGCAGCATTATCATGCAATTCTATGGGAAGTTTTTGGAGGCAGGTCTCCCTTGAGAATTACATGGAGGTGGAATACAGTAGTCATTGGACAACTAgtcttttttaaatataaagaagATTTAGATGACTATTCAACTTTTCCTTGTAGGAACTTAGAGGAGGATGCAAGCATACGTTTGATACTAAATCATAACTTCTCTTCCAATCCTTTGAGTTTATGgtattttttaatttgttttgCATGTTGATGAGGTGGACCAACACAAACAGATTTTGACTTGGGTATATACTGACGAGTAACCCTAGCAGTATTATTTTCTAATAGCAGCTTTTGTTTGAGACATGATTAACGAAGGACTGCAGTTGAGTTACATCCTTTCAAAATTTTgagtttctttttccttttcttttcttttggttcaAAGTGAGAAGTGTGCTATAACTTTTTAGTTACTCACAACGTGGAACATTCTGAGTCGCAATATGAGTGCTATCTTGCAGTTGTCATGCATAACTTAGCATGGTTCGTGCTATGTGGGTTAGGGTTTGTTGGTTCATTATTTTGGGTCATGGCATATTGAATTACTTAGGTAATTAACTAGTATATAGTTGGGTTGATAAGAATTTTGGGAGGACACAAAGCTATAACTTATTGACTTTTTGCGATTCGGTCCTTCTGCTGTTTTGGGTTTTTCTTGGAAGGGATGCTAGTATACACTTTATTCTTGAAGAATTTTGGAGTCAGAATCCTTATGGatatttgttttgatttttttctcTAAAACTGAATGACATTATGAGGCTGGATTCTTAATTTTAAACTTGTGGATGATGTACCATAATTGACTCAGGATTATGAAGTATCACCATTCTGGAGGGTGGAGGAACCCCGATAACTGTCGGTAAAACAAGCTGCAATATGTTCATGTGTAACTGATCAAGTAAGGGTTGTGCAAACCATTCAGCATCATGATGGTCACCGTGACTGTCAGGTAGCTGATTAATAAAGAGGGACCTTCTCGAAAGTTTGATCAGATGAAAAAACAGGAACTTTTGTGTGGCTCCTTAAGTTTCGTAAAATCGAGTACAGGAACTTCCACACGAGATGAATTTGTATAAAGATCGATTCATGGCTACTTTGTAGAAAACGGCTTTTCCTTGGTAGCTTGGGCTTCTAGCAGAAAGATACTTGTCATCTCGCAGTCGAGATGTCCATCACTATGaaaatttgtattttttttttttgtattaggcAATGCTTTGTGAATTTATGCAGTAGTTATAGCCAAAATACTTGATGGAGGTTCATTTGTTTGATTTGAAATTTTGGTAGTGTATGAGATGATAATATTGTTTCATGAATCTGTGTGACAAGCTATTCCTGCTGAAATCTCAAACAGATTAGAAGACTATCCACTATTTTAAATGCTTGGAAaagatgaaagaaagaaaaaaaaaaaatctttgaaaCATGGTTTGAGCCTCAGTACATTGTTTGCTGAACAGAACCATCATGGTACTTTGGTGGCCTCTAAGCAGTGCCTGTGTTCCTTTTGATTGTTCTGAGGAATGCCTGTCTGTTGCCTGCTGCTTGGAAGGATCTTACCATCATTCATCTACATCATGTGATGGTTCTCATGGAGGGCCAATTTGCAACTTATTGAGGATAATTTTACCTTTCAGTTTAGTGGATGGTTATCCATTCCATTGTGTATGTAGTATCATACTATTTCTTATTGTTCAggcattataaataaatattttaaaaagttattcTTTTTAAAATATTGTTTCCTCATTTTACCCTTATATATACCTTTCACCTTTTTCTCtaaatttgttgttacattcaaaCTGAAGTTTATGATGTTGAAATATATTGATGAATTTGGAAAACATCAACCATTTTATATACCTTCACGATAACTTGCACCATTTTGTGAATGAATCATAAAGCCACACCTTTTTATTTGTGTCATATTATCACATACAAAGGTATCAAATGAAATGAACTCCTTTGAGATGTTTCATCACCTTATTACATCTCTTCGGACAAACTGCCATCAACCtatatttgtttatatatatatacatatatatatataaccgttCATGAATTGACaaccaaataaaatcaaaataaaacatAATTGTATTGGAATATTAAAGCATTAAAATTGGCTGACAAAACCGCAATGTCAAAACATTGAACAAGGAAAATAGATTCCAATGCTTCAATCACTAGTAGTAAGATTGCAGAAATAATACATTTTGTGGTTACAACACATTGGCTAAAAAGAGTGTTTTACCTTGGAGTCCAATGCAGGAAATTTTACGCACATGGAATCAACTTAAATTTACATGATCAGCAACTAATATAATCAGAAGTACATTTTTCAAATTTTCCCAATCACTACGCAAGCTATTGTCGATTTGTCCTATTTTTCATCATCTGGTTATGTGGATTTCAACAATAGACGAATAACCAAATGGTATATTTCTGTATATCCTAACAATACATCAAACTGTCAGATGTTCTTAACAACAATACATAACAGATGTCTCTCTTTCCTTCTACTTGTATGAAAGCGGACCAGATCTTGACACTGCAAATCTCAGCAATGGGCTCGGGCCCTGACCACCAGAACTGGAACCCTCGGCAAATTTCACTTTTCGGCTTGAACTATACTCCAGTGGTCCTGAGTTTCTTGTGTTACGCTGCTGTTTATCGCTAGTTTTTAGCCGCAAGCTATCACCTTCGTGAGCATCGTCATGCCTATGGATAGAGGAACTCAAGTAACCTGGATCATATGACATGGGAGTGGAATCACCTCGGTGTGGCCTCACAGCAGGAGATGCATGTGTTAGAGAAATAAGGGGTGACTGTCTCGGCGATGGTG comes from the Musa acuminata AAA Group cultivar baxijiao chromosome BXJ1-10, Cavendish_Baxijiao_AAA, whole genome shotgun sequence genome and includes:
- the LOC135582524 gene encoding vacuolar protein sorting-associated protein 28 homolog 1-like, whose protein sequence is MEEVRLWRDKREREMYDNFADLYAIVKTTDKLEKAYVRDLVSSAEYEAECLKLIAQFRTLHSALHGAVPSLDRFAEVYRLDAPAALNRLLVSGVPATVEHRAATSSSSSASAAAVAECVQNFITAMDSVKLNMVAVDQVHPLLSDLSTSLVKLGTGLLPPDFEGRVKVRDWLSRLAKMGAADELTEQQARQFHFDLESSYNAFMAALPNADS